A genomic window from Streptomyces sp. HUAS YS2 includes:
- a CDS encoding glycosyltransferase family 4 protein has translation MTTDGVLLVTVSGPARSGTSSLVRRLAALLRSRGFSVGTARGHVCFLCHRFSGPPRVREREEEWAHRRYGPARSRSRRRRAHALLHAAELSARTGAARLLARARAHGRPAVVLTDGGPLDALASFDPNPGSTVAALYSSFSRNRDLTLLLEVSASTLAARGWARDWPSPHDLRERYKAWAHRLPDVAPLDGEAPPSVLARAALDFVLDTERSRAISARRRAEAGARPRQIVVSTFDDAGNPDYRGGGALVVDKMARRLAEDFQLTVVTAGRRSGTRIRDGIRYVYLPVCWAGPRVGQILFQALLPLAARRVPHDVWIESFTPPFSTSFLPLFSRAPVVGVDQGRSGEALWHKYHIPFFLIERLGLRCYRNIVVMNEADAESVRRINPKADVQVIANGVEQQEVDESRFGEGEYILFLGRIDLWQKGLDLLLSAYRKGRPSLPLLLVGSGTEAEERKLRALLDRQGGDVRWLGHAEDERKHELLLGSAFLVMPSRHETFGLVALEGMSYGKPVLHFNLPALRWMRDGGDVGVPPFDVDALADGLRMLAADPQWRRRLGREARQAAQRYTWEEMTGRYVSLARHLLASGSGPDEPGPRYPDSGRPDPEPPGPGRPGPERSGPGRPSSEGGPSWPPTD, from the coding sequence ATGACCACCGACGGAGTCCTGCTCGTGACGGTGTCCGGCCCGGCCCGCTCCGGCACGTCGTCCCTGGTGCGGCGGCTCGCGGCGCTCCTGCGGTCCCGCGGGTTCAGCGTCGGCACCGCGCGGGGCCATGTCTGCTTCCTGTGCCACCGCTTCTCCGGACCACCGCGAGTGAGGGAAAGGGAAGAGGAGTGGGCGCACCGCCGGTACGGTCCCGCGCGTTCACGCTCGCGCCGTCGGCGCGCCCACGCTCTCCTCCACGCCGCGGAGCTCTCCGCCCGTACCGGGGCCGCCCGGCTGCTGGCACGGGCCAGGGCGCACGGCCGGCCGGCCGTCGTGCTGACCGACGGCGGACCGCTCGACGCTCTCGCCTCCTTCGACCCGAACCCGGGTTCGACGGTCGCGGCGCTGTACTCCTCGTTCTCCCGGAACCGCGACCTCACGCTGCTCCTGGAAGTCTCCGCGTCGACCCTCGCGGCCCGTGGCTGGGCCCGGGACTGGCCGTCGCCGCACGACCTCAGGGAACGCTACAAGGCGTGGGCGCACCGGCTGCCCGACGTGGCCCCGCTGGACGGCGAGGCCCCGCCGTCGGTGCTCGCGCGGGCCGCCCTCGACTTCGTCCTCGACACCGAAAGGAGCCGGGCGATCTCGGCCCGGCGGCGTGCCGAGGCCGGTGCCCGGCCGCGGCAGATCGTCGTGTCGACGTTCGACGACGCCGGCAACCCGGACTACCGCGGCGGCGGCGCCCTGGTGGTCGACAAGATGGCCCGCCGGCTCGCCGAGGACTTCCAGCTGACCGTGGTCACCGCGGGCCGCCGGAGCGGGACCCGGATCCGCGACGGCATCCGGTACGTCTATCTCCCGGTGTGCTGGGCGGGGCCCCGGGTCGGGCAGATCCTGTTCCAGGCGCTGCTGCCGCTGGCGGCGCGCCGGGTCCCGCACGACGTGTGGATCGAGAGCTTCACGCCGCCGTTCTCCACCAGCTTCCTGCCGCTGTTCTCGCGCGCGCCCGTCGTGGGGGTCGACCAGGGCCGCAGCGGCGAGGCGTTGTGGCACAAGTACCACATCCCGTTCTTCCTGATCGAGAGGCTCGGCCTGCGCTGCTACCGGAACATCGTGGTGATGAACGAGGCGGACGCCGAGTCGGTCCGGCGGATCAACCCCAAGGCGGACGTGCAGGTCATCGCCAACGGCGTGGAGCAGCAGGAGGTCGACGAGTCCCGGTTCGGCGAGGGCGAGTACATCCTGTTCCTCGGCCGGATCGACCTCTGGCAGAAGGGCCTCGACCTGCTGCTCTCCGCCTACCGCAAGGGCCGCCCGTCGCTGCCGCTGCTGCTGGTCGGCAGCGGTACCGAGGCCGAGGAGCGCAAGCTCCGGGCACTGCTCGACCGGCAGGGCGGCGACGTCCGCTGGCTCGGCCACGCCGAGGACGAGCGCAAGCACGAACTGCTGCTCGGCAGCGCCTTCCTGGTGATGCCGTCCCGGCACGAGACGTTCGGCCTCGTCGCGCTCGAAGGCATGTCGTACGGCAAGCCGGTGCTGCACTTCAATCTGCCCGCGCTGCGCTGGATGCGGGACGGCGGCGACGTCGGCGTGCCGCCCTTCGACGTGGACGCGCTCGCCGACGGCCTGCGCATGCTCGCGGCCGACCCGCAGTGGCGGCGCCGGCTGGGCCGCGAGGCCCGGCAGGCCGCGCAGCGCTACACCTGGGAGGAGATGACCGGCCGGTACGTGTCGCTGGCCCGGCATCTCCTCGCCTCCGGGAGCGGACCGGACGAGCCCGGTCCGCGGTACCCGGATTCCGGACGACCGGACCCGGAGCCGCCGGGTCCCGGTCGTCCGGGACCGGAACGGTCCGGCCCCGGACGGCCGTCGAGCGAAGGGGGTCCGTCATGGCCACCGACCGACTGA
- a CDS encoding PIG-L deacetylase family protein: protein MATDRLTAEIEARTRLVVLSPHLDDAVLSCGALLARLRPRTPVTVATLFTHSGPPPHTLSARRYLRQTRASDAERLYASRRDEDRAVLDRLGVSWQHAGLPDGLFRRRQRQGAGRRALARGVPELDHVYPTYRLHLSAGRISDQDAGTVRQVADVLSELTAPGHALVLAPLAVGGHVDHLLVRTVAERSRQRVVYYSDFPYNQEYDVDPAFTRRHALVRCDWESGLDDKAELIRGYRSQADALFPRGSIPRAPEVYLLPDESAGATP, encoded by the coding sequence ATGGCCACCGACCGACTGACCGCCGAGATCGAGGCGCGCACCCGGCTGGTCGTGCTGTCCCCGCATCTCGACGACGCCGTGCTCTCCTGCGGAGCGCTGCTCGCCCGGCTGCGGCCCCGGACACCGGTGACGGTCGCGACCCTGTTCACGCACTCCGGCCCGCCGCCGCACACCCTGTCCGCGCGGCGCTACCTCCGCCAGACGCGGGCGTCCGACGCGGAGCGGCTGTACGCCTCCCGGCGGGACGAGGACCGGGCGGTCCTGGACCGCCTGGGCGTCTCCTGGCAGCACGCCGGGCTGCCGGACGGGCTGTTCCGCCGCAGACAGCGACAGGGCGCGGGGCGCCGGGCGCTGGCCCGGGGCGTGCCCGAGCTCGACCACGTCTATCCGACCTACCGGCTGCACCTGAGCGCCGGACGGATCTCCGACCAGGACGCCGGCACGGTCCGGCAGGTCGCCGACGTGCTGTCCGAACTCACCGCTCCCGGCCACGCCCTGGTGCTCGCCCCGCTTGCCGTCGGCGGCCACGTCGACCATCTGCTGGTCCGGACGGTCGCCGAGCGGAGCCGCCAACGCGTCGTCTACTACAGCGACTTCCCGTACAACCAGGAGTACGACGTGGACCCGGCCTTCACCCGCCGCCACGCGCTGGTGCGCTGCGACTGGGAGTCGGGCCTGGACGACAAGGCCGAGCTGATCCGCGGCTACCGGTCGCAGGCCGACGCCCTGTTCCCGCGCGGCAGCATCCCGCGCGCCCCCGAGGTGTACCTGCTGCCGGACGAGAGCGCGGGGGCGACCCCATGA
- a CDS encoding ArnT family glycosyltransferase: MTRTEAAPRHAGDRHKGDRRAGEGLAGRLPAAGRLPRRPLPVWLIATAVGLLTTGLRLVGLARSGDLFVDELIYHELGRTADAGGFPYTEDGLFFLHPPGFFYLQAGWLRILPIDHDLLSEIYAIRVLNSLIAGGTAVLIVVLVARIRSRTAGAVAGAIFALDQYCIRQNDRAMLDTETMFWVLAGLLLLVTLTRQPPPRRTVLRAAGAGLCFGMAVLTKDHSTLITVLPLLAALALGWGPSRRLLTVTLATTALPYAVYVTVIASSGHLDAFWAGKTRGVKRLAGVLQETGFNSPGTPALSDRLAEGLPGYTTTYLLLLLTPLALFLLLRRRAPVYRLLTLFHVSAILTLGYALGLGTLEEQALYLLFVPNLVALAVTFPVPRGPGAARRVLGALAALAVAGAVVMPAVVYAQERLRPDDGFARLRAYLAAHVPDGTPILTADTGETRGITYWALRDRYRPTEWVPAEVEGFAGARYVVVPWKVIDEGYALNDAREVRRLVADGDLLFSFHGETYGTLALYRLPPAGGGSDDR; the protein is encoded by the coding sequence ATGACCCGCACCGAAGCCGCGCCGCGGCACGCGGGCGACCGGCACAAGGGCGACCGGCGCGCGGGCGAAGGCCTCGCGGGCCGCCTGCCCGCGGCCGGCCGGCTCCCCCGGCGGCCGCTGCCGGTCTGGCTGATCGCCACCGCCGTCGGGCTGCTCACGACGGGCCTGCGGCTGGTCGGACTCGCCCGGTCCGGCGACCTGTTCGTCGACGAACTCATCTACCACGAGCTCGGCAGGACCGCCGACGCGGGCGGCTTCCCGTACACCGAGGACGGCCTGTTCTTCCTCCACCCTCCGGGCTTCTTCTACCTCCAGGCCGGCTGGCTGCGGATCCTGCCGATCGACCACGACCTGCTCTCCGAGATCTACGCGATCCGAGTGCTCAACTCCCTGATCGCGGGCGGCACGGCCGTCCTGATCGTCGTGCTCGTCGCCCGGATCAGGTCCCGGACGGCGGGCGCGGTGGCCGGCGCGATCTTCGCCCTGGACCAGTACTGCATCCGGCAGAACGACCGGGCCATGCTGGACACCGAGACGATGTTCTGGGTCCTCGCGGGCCTGCTGCTCCTGGTGACACTGACCCGGCAGCCCCCGCCGCGCCGCACCGTCCTGCGCGCGGCGGGCGCCGGCCTCTGCTTCGGCATGGCGGTCCTCACGAAGGACCATTCGACACTCATCACCGTCCTGCCGCTGCTGGCCGCCCTGGCCCTTGGCTGGGGCCCCTCCCGCCGGCTGCTGACGGTGACCCTGGCGACGACCGCCCTGCCCTACGCGGTGTACGTGACCGTCATCGCCTCGTCCGGGCACCTGGACGCGTTCTGGGCGGGCAAGACCCGCGGTGTGAAGCGGCTCGCCGGGGTGCTCCAGGAGACCGGCTTCAACTCCCCCGGCACGCCCGCCCTCAGCGACCGGCTCGCCGAGGGGCTGCCCGGCTACACCACCACCTACCTGCTGCTGCTCCTGACCCCGCTCGCCCTGTTCCTGCTGCTGCGCCGCCGAGCGCCCGTGTACCGGCTGCTCACGCTCTTCCACGTGTCGGCGATCCTGACGCTCGGCTACGCGCTCGGTCTGGGCACCCTGGAGGAACAGGCGCTCTATCTGCTGTTCGTGCCCAACCTGGTGGCCCTCGCGGTGACCTTCCCGGTGCCCCGGGGCCCCGGCGCGGCCCGGCGCGTGCTGGGGGCCCTCGCCGCGCTCGCCGTCGCGGGCGCCGTGGTCATGCCGGCCGTGGTGTACGCGCAGGAACGGCTCCGCCCGGACGACGGATTCGCCCGGCTGCGGGCCTACCTGGCGGCGCACGTCCCGGACGGCACGCCGATCCTCACCGCCGACACCGGCGAGACCCGCGGCATCACCTACTGGGCGCTGCGCGACCGGTACCGGCCGACCGAATGGGTGCCGGCCGAGGTCGAGGGCTTCGCGGGGGCGCGGTACGTCGTCGTGCCCTGGAAGGTGATCGACGAGGGGTACGCGCTGAACGACGCGCGGGAGGTGCGGCGGCTCGTCGCCGACGGCGACCTGCTGTTCTCCTTCCACGGCGAGACGTACGGAACGCTGGCGCTCTACCGGCTGCCTCCGGCGGGTGGCGGCTCCGATGACCGCTGA